From a single Eleginops maclovinus isolate JMC-PN-2008 ecotype Puerto Natales chromosome 20, JC_Emac_rtc_rv5, whole genome shotgun sequence genomic region:
- the errfi1a gene encoding ERBB receptor feedback inhibitor 1a: MRPECAWSMSTVGLTTQEISFPIENPFLGGSYCHSMAGSKPSWTHPNELDNFYFSMDTAHSDHSYRTQYKGPPPPSLINERHKHSPSSQRLPPKKSRPSQLSLSCSIEPSTPSPADDDQVVPLFQRLSVYECSSPPQTPGRCSKPLPPIPPHTDISQEQAMDNEVEFFTSTDDSRCLVSDQCSKSSPFRYGVPSRRSFRNCGQINYAYYDGLLGPQSPRQPPQQHQAYPPQEVREQYEQQRPQEPPEPVVCQRQHDKAQRRLRRSHSGPAGSFNKPSLLRLTCHKRHTQCMDKPEVPPPIPPRTIKTGDYRRWSAEVSSGAYSDEDKPPKVPPREPLSRSSSRTPSPKSLPTYINGVMPPTQSFAPNPNYVSFQGLQRQNSEGSPCILPVMENGKKASATHYYLMPQRTALVDLPCVDRFLPVKDSPATRNTDVSDSNWDTPEGKHRWI, from the exons ATGCGACCCGAGTGTGCCTGGAGCATGTCCACAGTGGGCCTGACTACCCAGGAGATTTCTTTTCCCATAGAAAACCCCTTCCTGGGGGGCAGCTACTGTCACAGCATGGCTGGATCCAAACCCTCCTGGACCCATCCCAATGAGCTGGACAA cttCTACTTCAGTATGGACACTGCACACTCAGATCACAGTTATCGCACCCAGTATAAAGGGCCACCTCCACCGTCTTTAATTAATGAAA GACATAAACACAGTCCCAGCTCACAGAGATTACCTCCCAAAAAGTCCCGGCCTTCCCAGCTCTCCCTGTCTTGCAGCATTGAACCCTCGACCCCAAGTCCTGCGGATGACGACCAGGTGGTCCCCTTGTTCCAGAGGCTTTCGGTGTACGAGTGCAGCAGTCCTCCTCAGACGCCAGGCAGATGCTCCAAACCTCTGCCCCCAATTcccccacacacagacatctCCCAGGAACAGGCGATGGACAATGAAGTAGAGTTTTTCACTAGCACCGACGACAGCCGCTGCCTGGTATCTGATCAGTGTTCCAAATCGTCTCCTTTTCGTTATGGAGTCCCCAGTCGCAGGAGCTTCAGGAACTGTGGCCAGATTAATTATGCTTACTACGATGGTCTATTAGGTCCACAGAGCCCGAGGCAACCCCCACAACAGCATCAGGCATATCCTCCTCAGGAAGTGCGAGAACAGTATGAGCAGCAGCGACCTCAGGAACCACCTGAGCCTGTGGTCTGTCAGAGACAGCATGACAAAGCTCAGAGGAGGCTCCGACGCTCGCACTCTGGCCCAGCTGGATCCTTTAACAAGCCCTCGTTGCTGCGCCTCACGTGTCACAAGCGCCACACTCAATGTATGGATAAGCCCGAGGTGCCACCCCCTATCCCTCCACGAACAATCAAGACAGGAGACTACCGCCGCTGGTCAGCAGAAGTCTCGTCTGGGGCTTATAGCGATGAGGACAAACCACCAAAGGTGCCTCCAAGGGAGCCGTTGTCCAGAAGCAGCTCCCGCACACCCAGCCCCAAGAGCCTCCCAACTTACATTAATGGGGTGATGCCCCCAACCCAAAGCTTTGCACCGAATCCTAATTACGTGAGCTTTCAGGGTTTACAGAGACAGAACAGTGAGGGTTCCCCCTGCATCCTACCTGTTATGGAGAACGGCAAGAAGGCCAGCGCCACACATTACTATCTCATGCCTCAGCGGACTGCTTTGGTGGACTTGCCTTGTGTAGATAGATTTCTCCCGGTCAAGGATAGCCCTGCAACTCGCAATACAGATGTATCAGACTCAAACTGGGACACACCAGAAGGAAAGCACAGGTGGATTTAG